From a region of the Rhipicephalus microplus isolate Deutch F79 chromosome X, USDA_Rmic, whole genome shotgun sequence genome:
- the LOC142776834 gene encoding uncharacterized protein LOC142776834 → MALSSYRPVSLTSAPCKVLEKVALERLELIAGQLEFFPEELTGFRRHRCTADSISDVVATLEDAKSCGDVAMLLLLDVESAFDSLPHEVVETSLDRLGVHGCLRSFVTAFLTGRTFRVRVGKETSKPRDITAGVPQGSVLSPFLFNLAMAGLPASLPTGTRFAARCSVYADDVALWARGPRRSITAIRTSLQVALDAVSAYLSGIGLKVSATKTEALLIHPLAAARRYVKQLRVGNRNLPWKLTAAISKLQQRGHGCSTKLALRLNQASASSVLLYAFPLVDLTPARRLDLEGHHRSAVRAILGLPRYSPVAATLAEAGEWPLSLHMLQRALGHVDRLHRAADGRTLLERLRSQPRSRMGGLCALYHQMVPDPPVPVAPPPPHHQPPEVHLHLDGVTKRRTPAAALQQTTVSKLQQQLAGWLQVFTDGSVMPDGSAAAACVIPSRAISRQCRLPFPASSTAAELAGLHLVADLLAEDVPAQPVAVLCDSKAALQTLANHRRAGLTGSLLATKYRALAAAGTSVSFHWLPSHVGIAGNEEADTLAKAAHQLGTPITQAVAVRDYSQARIKKLLASVHRDQRVANGRGPRRLPEAGLTRRERANLLRLRTGCVWTAARRYLKGCSASPACSRCGNPETLEHLLCACPALAQECSRVTAAYRRHGLPATTLEHLLFPSRPHLPALRSLVEFLDETGIVAYR, encoded by the exons ATGGCCCTTTCCTCATACAGGCCAGTCTCTCTCACCTCGGCACCCTGCAAGGTGCTGGAGAAGGTGGCCTTGGAGCGACTTGAGTTGATTGCTGGCCAACTCGAGTTCTTCCCAGAAGAACTGACTGGCTTCAGGCGCCACCGGTGCACAGCTGATTCCATTTCCGACGTCGTCGCCACCCTTGAGGATGCCAAGAGCTGTGGTGACGTGGCCATGCTGCTCCTGCTGGACGTGGAGAGTGCCTTTGACAGTCTCCCACACGAGGTCGTCGAGACGTCTCTGGACCGACTTGGTGTTCACGGGTGCCTCCGCAGCTTCGTGACTGCCTTCCTGACCGGCAGGACCTTCCGGGTTCGAGTTGGCAAGGAGACCAGCAAACCCAGAGACATCACCGcaggtgtaccgcagggctcCGTGCTGAGCCCCTTCCTGTTCAACCTGGCGATGGCAGGACTCCCCGCTTCTCTTCCGACAGGCACCAGGTTCGCGGCCCGCTGCTCTGTCTACGCCGACGACGTGGCACTCTGGGCCCGGGGACCGAGGCGGTCCATTACAGCCATCAGGACGTCACTGCAGGTGGCCTTGGATGCGGTGTCCGCCTACCTGAGTGGCATCGGACTCAAGGTCTCCGCAAccaagaccgaggccctgctgatCCACCCGCTGGCCGCAGCACGACGCTACGTGAAGCAGCTGAGAGTGGGCAACCGCAACCTGCCTTGGAAGCTGACA GCAGCCATCAGCAAGCTGCAGCAGCGTGGACACGGCTGCTCAACCAAGCTGGCACTTCGACTCAACCAGGCTTCAGCGTCCTCAGTCCTGCTGTACGCCTTTCCACTGGTGGACCTGACGCCTGCCAGGAGACTGGACCTGGAGGGACATCACAGGAGTGCAGTGAGGGCCATCCTGGGGCTCCCCAGGTACTCCCCCGTGGCAGCGACCCTGGCCGAGGCTGGAGAGTGGCCCCTGTCTCTGCACATGCTCCAGCGTGCTCTGGGGCACGTAGACCGCCTACACCGTGCTGCCGATGGCAGAACCCTCCTGGAGCGACTTCGCAGCCAGCCGAGGTCACGGATGGGTGGTCTCTGTGCACtctaccaccagatggtcccgGACCCGCCAGTCCCGGTGGCCCCTCCACCACCCCACCACCAGCCGCCTGAGGTCCACCTGCACCTGGACGGGGTAACCAAGCGCCGAACACCTGCTGCAGCACTGCAACAGACCACCGTCTCCAAGCTCCAGCAGCAACTGGCAGGGTGGCTCCAGGTCTTCACTGACGGATCCGTCATGCCAGACggttcagcggcggccgcctgcgTCATCCCATCCCGGGCCATCAGCAGGCAGTGCCGACTGCCCTTCCCGGCAAGCTCGACGGCTGCGGAGCTGGCAGGGCTACACCTGGTGGCGGACCTGCTGGCCGAGGACGTTCCCGCTCAACCGGTCGCAGTCCTGTGTGACAGCAAGGCAGCCCTGCAGACACTGGCCAACCATCGGCGTGCCGGGCTCACGGGGAGTCTCCTGGCAACCAAGTACCGGGCCCTAGCAGCAGCCGGgacgtccgtctccttccactggctgccctctcacgtgggcatagctggcaacgaggaggcggacacGCTGGCCAAGGCAGCACATCAGCTGGGAACCCCCATCACCCAAGCCGTGGCGGTGAGAGACTACTCGCAGGCCCGTATCAAGAAGCTCCTCGCCTCAGTCCACCGAGACCAGAGGGTGGCCAATGGGCGGGGACCCAGGCGTCTTCCTGAGGCAGGCCTAACCAGGAGAGAACGAGCCAACCTGCTGCGGCTGCGGACCGGATGCGTGTGGACTGCGGCCCGCCGCTACCTCAAGGGATGCAGCGCCTCCCCAGCCTGCAGCCGCTGTGGCAACCCCGAGACCCTcgagcacctcctctgtgcctgccctgccttggCCCAGGAATGCTCGAGGGTCACTGCAGCCTACCGGAGACATGGCCTTCCTGCCACCACCCTAGAGCACCTACTGTTCCCATCTCGTCCCCATCTACCAGCACTCCGGAGCCTGGTGGAGttcctggacgagacgggaatcgtggcctaccgctga